AATAATGCTTGGAGGTTTTGGTATATATGTTAATATGATAATGAGTTTTATCTCATAATAGATTAATTTTAATTTGAGCAAAGGAGATATTTAATGATAAAAATTAGACATATCAGTTTGTTACTAATAGTAATATTACTATTATTGCTAGTAATAAGTTGTAAGTTCCAAGGAAATACTGATCTTACAGAGACCTTGCAAGCAAGCTTAAGACCTATAAGAGAAGCAGGAAGCGATAATGTGGATATTAAAATTAATAGTCTTTTAAACGCATTTGGGATATTTGCTGAAGAAAAGGGCGCAATTGCATATATACGAAGTATAGTAACTGATCCTAGTATTGGTAGTGTTGAAGGTTACAGAACATATGATGATGAAGATTTTTATGATTTGTTAAGACAGCTGGGTTCTTTTAAACTAAAAGAAATAATAGAAGTTCATTTAAAAATTTTCAATACCGCTCCAGACGCAGCTTTAGCAGCCATAAATAATGTTATGGAAAGTGAGGAAAAGCGAGACTTACAAAATAAACTGAGTAGTTACAAAGATGCTTATCCATTGCATTTAAAAGGGTTATTTAGTAGGTATGTTTTAAATGATGTGTATTTGTACGTTATGGGTGATGATTATGCTGTTAAGTATGCTGAGCTTGAAGATGAGGCTATAAACATTGTAGTGGGCGTGGACGTATATGCAGGGCTTTCTGATTTGGAACTAAGAGTAATTAATTATATAAGAAGTGTAGTAACTGATTTCAAGGTAGGGCCTCTGGGTCATAAAACGTATAGTAATTCTGAATTTTATGACTTATTAAATAAGATGCGTGCTGCTAAGGTTAAGAGAATGATAAGAATTTATTTAGGGGACAAAAGAGCACAAAAGGATGCCGAAGCAGAAATTAGAACAATTATTGCAAATATTCAGGGAGATAGAGCCAAAAAACACTTGGAGAGTACTATTGATAATTTGAATAATTCTTATTCAGTGCATTTAAAAATGTTATTTGATAGATCTACCCCTGATGAGGTGTATGATATAGTGACGATTGATAATTATGCTTCTAGGTTTATTAAGGTTTATGATGAGGCTAAACGCATTTTAGAGTTTGAAAATCTATGTAACAACGAGATATTAGATGCGGAGCTAAAAGCAGTTAAAGATATGCGAAATATAGTGATTAAGTCCGGTATTGGTAGAGCCGAAGGTTATTCAATGTATGATGATTATACGTTTGATTTTTTGTGTGGTAGTTTAGGTTCTGAGATACTTAAAAAAATTATAAAACTTCATTTAGAGATTATGGATAGACAAGAAGAGGCTCTTGAGGTTATAAAAAATCTTCAAGAAGGCTACGAAAAACAAAATTTGCAAGATAAGTTTATCGGGTACAAAAATGCCTATGCTTTGCATTTAAAAATGTTGTTCGATAGATCTCCTTCTAATGCTATTTATGATGAAATTGTAAAGGGTAATTATGTTGATAAGCTTATTAATCTGAAGGAAGCAGCATTTACTGAGATAAAAAAATCAGTAGGGCAGATAGTATTTTAGTTAATTCTTAAAAAAGTACTTAAAGTAATTGAGCCTTAGATATAAATATTTAAGGTTTTTAATTTTTACTGATAAATAAAATGTTAAAGATTTATCTTAAGGATTAGTTGTGTTAATGCTTGTTAAAGATTATGATATTGTAATACTACAATGATAAATTTATATAATAGTAGGTAAAATTATGGATTAATTTGAACTTAAAAGGAGTATATTAAATGGTTAAGGTAAAGTATTCCATTTTGTCTCTAGTATTAATAGTAGTATTAAGATTAATATTTCTATTATTGCTAGTGGTAGGTTGTATGACTTATATAAGTTGTAATTTAAAACCCCAAGAAGATATCACTTTTATAGATAATTCTTCAAGAAAAGAATCGCCTGGAAAAAAATCGTCTAAAGGAGAAGAGTTTAGACTGAAATTGTTTAAAAAGAACTCTTTGGGAAGAAAATTGCTTGTAAAGGACTTGTTTGAAAAGTTTCCGTTTAAAGAGAAATTGATTGTAAAAAATCCTTCCAAAGATCATCTACATTATCATGTAGATAATCATGTAGATAATCATGTATGTAAATTAAAAAAGAATGAGATGGTGAGGATTTTTGTAACAAATGCAGAAAAGAAAAATCTAGATACTGAACTTAATGATATATTAGACATGTTTGGGATATTTGATGAAGGAAGGGAAGCAATTAATGATATACGATATGTAGTAACTGAACCCGATATAGATTTTTTGTATAGTAAGACGTATTCTGATGGAGAATTTTATGATTTACTCTATAACTTAGGTTTTCTTAAGTTAAGGGATATTATAAAAGTTTATTTAAAGGTTTGCAAAGCATATTGCAAGCTGGAAGCAGCTATAAAGGATGTTAAGAGAGAAAACTTAAGAAAAGAATTGATGGATGAGCTTGTTTCTTACAAGAATAATTATCCGTATCATTTAAAAGAGTTATTCAGAGGTACCCCTGATTATGTATATAGTAAGATTATGGGTGATAATTATGCGCATAATCTTATTAAGATGGAAAATAAAGTTAGAGATGTTATAAAGGGTGAGATATTATACTCAGGACTACATGTTGAGAATAGACGAGTTGATTGAGTATATACGAAAGTTAGTAATTAGTTCTGATACTAGTGATGGTAGGCGTTATAATGATTATGAGTTTTATTGTGTATTAGGTTTTTTAGGTTTTAGTGAGTTTAAGAGACTTATAAGAGTTAATTTAGGAGCTTTTTTAGAACACTAAAAGGAGACCGAAGAGAAGCTTTGCCTCATCTACAATATTCACTTAGTAGGAATAGTAATTATATTTTTGGAGGTGCAGTTATGGATGTTTGTAATAAATGGGTGCATGCGCTTGTTTACACATGTTTAAAGATGCCCCCTCAGGAGTCATCCCATGCTTAAAGATACCAATTTCTGTGTTATAAAATTCCAATTTTATTCCCAAAGATTCAATCATTTCCCTATCAATTGAGTTAATGCGAGAACTACCATTCATCTCTCCTATGATTCCTATAGGTTCTTTTTTGATAGTTTTTTTTAGTATGTCAATATTTTTTTGATTATGTGTGTCTGAATATATTATTTGCTGCATTAATGACTTATATGAGTTATAAGATTGTGTTTTATGTCTAGCCTGTGAGGTGATAATTGCTTCATATGTTTTTAAGTGCAGAGCATTGGTATTAAACTTTTGTAAGCTTGTTATTAGATTGTTTATTAAAGTTTCATTTTCAATGTTGGATCTGATCTGACATATTATTTTCTTTATTTCATTTGAATTTAGCACGCCTCCATCATTTAATCCAATTTTAATGCCATTATATCCTGTAGGATTATGACTGGCAGAAATGTATATAAATCCTTTTGAATTTTGATGTTCTTTTGTATAAGCTAAGATTTCTGGTATTGGGAGTATTCCAAAAAAATTTACATTGTTATTGTTTAAAATTAAGGTTTTAATTATAATCTCTGAGATTATAATTCCAGTTGCTCTTGAATCTAATCCAACATTGATATATTTTTTTGGTTTATCTTTAAAATAATTTGATATTGTAAGGGTTATAAGAGCAACCAATATTTTGTCGTCATCATTGATTTCATATTCTATTGAATTTTCATTTTTTGATTTTGCAAATATCTTTCTAAATCCTGAAGGAGAAAGTATCATTTCATTAATAGCGTCTCTTAGATTTGTCATATTTAATATATACTTTTTTAGCATCTTTTCCCCTTCATTAGTATATTTTAATTTAATATTTGCCTTTATTTATAGTACTATGATTATAGTAACATATTCTATTACAATAAGCATTATTGATGGTGCTTCTTATAATATGTTAATTTTTGTTTACCTTGTCTTCAAATGAGGTTTTGGTATGTATGAAGTAATCGATGAAAATTTTTCTAAAAAAATGCTTGATATGCTTAATATGCATAAACTTAAAACTTTAAGCATATCTGTTAAGAATTTTCCTGATGAGAGTCATGGCAGTATTTTAAGTCTTGCTAA
The genomic region above belongs to Borrelia parkeri and contains:
- a CDS encoding BTA121 domain-containing protein surface lipoprotein, which produces MIKIRHISLLLIVILLLLLVISCKFQGNTDLTETLQASLRPIREAGSDNVDIKINSLLNAFGIFAEEKGAIAYIRSIVTDPSIGSVEGYRTYDDEDFYDLLRQLGSFKLKEIIEVHLKIFNTAPDAALAAINNVMESEEKRDLQNKLSSYKDAYPLHLKGLFSRYVLNDVYLYVMGDDYAVKYAELEDEAINIVVGVDVYAGLSDLELRVINYIRSVVTDFKVGPLGHKTYSNSEFYDLLNKMRAAKVKRMIRIYLGDKRAQKDAEAEIRTIIANIQGDRAKKHLESTIDNLNNSYSVHLKMLFDRSTPDEVYDIVTIDNYASRFIKVYDEAKRILEFENLCNNEILDAELKAVKDMRNIVIKSGIGRAEGYSMYDDYTFDFLCGSLGSEILKKIIKLHLEIMDRQEEALEVIKNLQEGYEKQNLQDKFIGYKNAYALHLKMLFDRSPSNAIYDEIVKGNYVDKLINLKEAAFTEIKKSVGQIVF
- a CDS encoding BTA121 domain-containing protein surface lipoprotein, which produces MVKVKYSILSLVLIVVLRLIFLLLLVVGCMTYISCNLKPQEDITFIDNSSRKESPGKKSSKGEEFRLKLFKKNSLGRKLLVKDLFEKFPFKEKLIVKNPSKDHLHYHVDNHVDNHVCKLKKNEMVRIFVTNAEKKNLDTELNDILDMFGIFDEGREAINDIRYVVTEPDIDFLYSKTYSDGEFYDLLYNLGFLKLRDIIKVYLKVCKAYCKLEAAIKDVKRENLRKELMDELVSYKNNYPYHLKELFRGTPDYVYSKIMGDNYAHNLIKMENKVRDVIKGEILYSGLHVENRRVD